One window of Arthrobacter oryzae genomic DNA carries:
- the glf gene encoding UDP-galactopyranose mutase: MTADLVIVGSGFFGLTIAEQAATELGLKVVVLDRRHHIGGNAYSEKEEQTGIEVHRYGAHLFHTSNERVWEYVNRFTTFTNYVHKVYGVHKGEVYSLPINLATINQFFRSNLTPGEAQALIKEQAGELAGTDPQNLNDKGIQLIGRPLYEAFIKHYTGKQWQTDPKDLPAGIISRLPVRYNYDNRYFNDTYEGLPTDGYTAWIEKMAEHPNIEVRLNTDFFDESHEYSKNKVVGNIPVIYTGPVDRYFDFSEGDLSWRTIDFEEEVLEVGDFQGTSVVNYNDDDVPFTRIIEPRHFHPERDYQTEKTVIMREFSRAAEKGDEPYYPINTAADRERLLKYRDLAAAEKDVLFGGRLGTYKYLDMHMAIGSALTMFDNQIRPHFESGTTLESGGVDA; encoded by the coding sequence GTGACCGCTGACCTCGTCATCGTAGGGTCGGGCTTTTTCGGCCTGACAATCGCAGAACAGGCCGCCACTGAGCTGGGCTTGAAGGTCGTTGTTCTCGACCGCCGCCACCATATCGGCGGGAATGCCTACAGCGAAAAGGAAGAGCAGACCGGCATCGAGGTGCACCGCTACGGGGCCCACTTGTTCCACACGTCAAACGAACGCGTGTGGGAGTACGTCAACCGTTTCACCACGTTCACCAACTACGTGCACAAGGTCTATGGGGTCCACAAGGGCGAGGTGTACTCGCTGCCGATCAACCTGGCCACGATCAACCAGTTCTTCCGCTCCAACCTGACTCCGGGGGAGGCGCAGGCCCTCATCAAGGAGCAGGCCGGCGAGCTCGCGGGCACCGATCCGCAGAACCTGAACGACAAGGGCATCCAGCTGATCGGCCGGCCGCTGTACGAGGCTTTCATCAAGCACTACACGGGCAAGCAGTGGCAGACGGATCCGAAAGACCTGCCTGCGGGGATCATCTCCCGCCTACCGGTGCGCTACAACTACGACAACCGCTACTTCAACGACACGTACGAGGGCCTTCCGACCGACGGCTACACTGCGTGGATTGAAAAGATGGCGGAGCACCCGAACATCGAGGTCCGGCTCAACACAGACTTCTTCGATGAGTCACACGAATACAGCAAGAACAAGGTTGTCGGCAACATCCCGGTGATCTATACCGGACCAGTTGACCGGTACTTTGATTTCTCGGAAGGCGATTTGTCCTGGCGGACCATCGACTTCGAAGAGGAAGTCCTCGAGGTCGGCGACTTCCAGGGTACGTCCGTAGTGAACTACAACGACGACGATGTCCCCTTCACGCGAATTATCGAACCGCGCCACTTCCACCCGGAACGCGACTACCAGACCGAGAAGACCGTGATCATGCGTGAGTTCTCCCGGGCCGCTGAGAAGGGTGACGAACCGTACTACCCGATCAACACCGCAGCAGACCGCGAACGACTGCTCAAATACCGCGACCTCGCGGCTGCCGAGAAGGATGTGCTGTTCGGCGGCAGGCTGGGAACGTACAAGTACCTCGATATGCACATGGCAATCGGCTCGGCCCTGACCATGTTTGACAACCAAATCCGTCCGCACTTCGAGAGTGGAACAACGCTTGAAAGCGGAGGGGTAGACGCGTGA
- a CDS encoding WhiB family transcriptional regulator: MDWRNRAACLDKDPELFFPVGNTGPALLQIEEAKSVCRRCPVVDTCLQWALESGQDAGVWGGMSEDERRALKRRAARARRAS; encoded by the coding sequence ATGGATTGGCGTAACCGCGCAGCGTGCCTCGACAAGGACCCGGAGCTGTTCTTCCCGGTAGGAAACACCGGGCCTGCTCTCCTGCAGATCGAGGAGGCCAAGAGCGTATGCCGCCGCTGCCCGGTGGTGGACACGTGCCTTCAGTGGGCCCTCGAATCGGGACAGGACGCCGGCGTCTGGGGCGGAATGAGCGAAGACGAACGCCGGGCTCTTAAGCGCCGCGCAGCGCGCGCCCGCCGGGCTTCCTAA
- a CDS encoding sensor histidine kinase, whose amino-acid sequence MAIFTDPIREHADFGPGDAEWLHLLVGDWQMVADLAFADLALWFPHPEFGYVALAHVRPSTTHTVFHADFVGEGIRSDLQPLVDKAWSSRTIERSSETNWSSDMALRVEAVPMVRNGRTLAVVTTHMDLSSSRMPSRLELTYRQCAYDLLRMGTLGLWPDFASPTGSRRGAPRVGDGLIRLDADGIVQYASPNGVSAFRRLGDGESLEGRSLAEVTAGLLRDRRMVDETLPLVVTGRMPWRSEIESRGVSLSLRAIPLRDEQQRFGALVLCRDVSELRRREMELVTKDATIREIHHRVKNNLQTVAALLRMQSRRMVSDEAKQGLEQAMRRVATIALVHETLSQGLTQSVDFDELIGRQFRLSAEVASPSQQVKTARSGLFGELPSDFATPLALVINELVTNAVEHGLEGRTGTVWLLADRSEGDDGDEFLTVTVADDGVGLPDTPHVEGLGLQIVRTLVTSELGGSIQWKPREGGGTAVQIVLNLQKR is encoded by the coding sequence GTGGCAATCTTTACGGACCCCATCAGGGAACACGCTGATTTCGGGCCGGGGGATGCCGAGTGGCTGCACCTCCTGGTGGGCGACTGGCAGATGGTCGCCGACCTCGCCTTCGCGGACCTGGCCCTGTGGTTCCCGCATCCTGAGTTCGGCTACGTGGCCCTGGCCCACGTCCGCCCTTCCACCACGCATACGGTGTTCCACGCCGATTTCGTGGGGGAGGGGATCAGGTCGGACCTGCAACCGCTTGTGGACAAGGCCTGGAGCAGCCGCACCATTGAGCGCTCGAGCGAAACCAACTGGAGCAGCGACATGGCGCTTCGGGTTGAAGCTGTCCCCATGGTGCGGAACGGCCGGACGCTGGCCGTCGTGACCACGCACATGGACCTGTCGAGTTCACGGATGCCGTCCAGGCTGGAACTGACGTACAGGCAATGTGCCTACGACTTGCTGCGGATGGGAACCCTTGGACTGTGGCCCGATTTCGCCTCGCCCACCGGGTCCCGCCGTGGGGCTCCCCGCGTGGGCGATGGTCTGATCCGGCTTGATGCAGACGGGATTGTGCAGTACGCCAGTCCGAACGGCGTCTCGGCATTCCGACGCCTGGGTGATGGTGAATCCCTCGAGGGCAGGTCGCTGGCCGAAGTCACGGCTGGATTGTTGCGGGATCGCCGCATGGTAGATGAAACGTTACCCCTGGTGGTGACGGGACGTATGCCGTGGCGCAGCGAAATTGAATCCCGCGGAGTCAGCCTGTCACTTCGGGCCATCCCCTTGCGCGATGAGCAGCAGAGGTTCGGGGCGCTGGTGCTTTGCCGTGATGTCTCCGAGCTCCGGCGCCGGGAAATGGAACTGGTGACGAAGGACGCCACCATCCGGGAGATCCACCACCGGGTGAAGAACAATTTGCAGACTGTTGCAGCGTTGCTGCGCATGCAGTCACGCCGGATGGTCAGTGATGAGGCCAAACAAGGCCTCGAGCAGGCCATGCGAAGAGTTGCAACGATCGCCCTCGTCCACGAGACGCTGTCCCAGGGCTTGACGCAAAGCGTCGACTTCGATGAACTGATCGGCCGGCAGTTCCGGCTCTCCGCAGAGGTCGCCTCCCCGTCGCAGCAGGTCAAGACTGCCAGGTCCGGCCTGTTCGGTGAGCTGCCGAGCGACTTTGCCACTCCGCTTGCCCTGGTCATCAACGAACTGGTGACGAACGCCGTCGAACACGGGTTGGAGGGGCGAACCGGTACTGTCTGGCTCCTGGCCGACCGGTCGGAGGGCGACGACGGCGACGAGTTCCTGACCGTGACAGTTGCCGATGACGGTGTCGGGCTTCCGGACACGCCCCATGTGGAAGGCCTGGGACTGCAGATCGTCAGAACCCTCGTCACCAGCGAACTCGGCGGGAGCATTCAGTGGAAGCCCCGCGAGGGGGGCGGCACTGCGGTGCAGATCGTCTTGAACCTGCAGAAACGGTGA
- a CDS encoding FtsK/SpoIIIE domain-containing protein: MKLHCTLVRGPHAPSPGPPLELTVEAPQGCAGTELQHALERQFGAGDLSVSGQPLSCLVLGVPPLATGAVIVDGAGGRTSRIGAEDSASLLVAVHSGPAAGTVLPLRRGTYRIGRSGTDIALPDPAVSREHARLDVTDTAVTIADLDSVNGSFVDGKRVAQGEVSTDSVISCGSSTLSVVFGPRPAGRPLEWDAAGASVTEPLTIPHRPEGGNRGLLLLTAVLPLLIGVGLAVVTGMWMFLAFTAVSAVSMLVPLIAGRRQRRRLKSLLAAAVHEDRERRRRSAPSAAELALRGQTPPAGRSAGPAAPDEIALRLGLAEQVANIRLDPVDPDFEAPAAGLMPFILQLSGIAFVRGPKQDVAGLVRFMIMQLTSYRSAARTRILVHGPPCTLPLSARYLAPVVLSSNAQTTLALLERGIDRTQERGILVLTGSGDEPAEAPDLSDTAVGRGWQVLDCTLDGPAESGEVIELRGAIARLCNTDSAKDFLPDLVPEGVFDQYCRSMALQRECSPQAEPVVPQNCSLAEVLPWSAADVSARWLAGDLRPGLSVPIGMAAQGPRTLDLESDGPHLLVAGTTGSGKSELLRSLAAGLALSYPPSRINFLFFDFKGGSGLGPLTGLPHCVGMLTDLTRSELDRALSSLRAEIRYREEVLSAAQASDLEDYRAAGSPAGPLAHLVLVIDEFRMLVEDAPEALKELMRIAAIGRSLGIHLVMATQRPQGALTADIRANVTSSIALRVQSEMESVDIINSRVAAGIGVGSPGRAYLARGTEDPVEFQTASLAGASAAGNTSAVRVRLAAEASGTSAPDDDGQYAGRPTSPAEAAGPLVESLVNLWDGMGCVAPRRPVAPPLPAQVALPKTAATCGSTPGAWTVEMGLIDEPDRQRVSPLTWLPSDHGHLGFIGSTGSGVDEALDLALQQLIGHDVESHVYLLDAGNLLSSADSQPRVGAAAGPHELRRAVRILERIALEMSLRLNRPAKEVAPPIVLVLGGWGSWVSSLRAGPLAWAEDLVQDIVRDGAKAGVTVLIAGDREVVTARFFASVPNRAYFPTGSTDEGRLAWPRLPDVTRLRGRAVVFGPLTGSAGSVAQFYDPPPTGWADAALVKEPAVRPFRIEALPTRIGAPEVLARIECHSASSGGTAAALRGGNKNRKIIVGIGGDELIPAAVRLQPATILPVLGGPASGKSSLLTTIPLLNPDVSGWLFPGPEDDVASYWAEVMARADAGRLDKDSILLVDDADMLSLEAGRHLAALHGLGLTGILTAGFSPSLAQRVPLAAQARGQGNGILIAPRTMLDGDFFGVRFEVEPNPPAGRAVLIAEGRGTAVQLAAPGLPITAPGAPRRRAKQI; this comes from the coding sequence ATGAAGCTTCACTGCACGCTTGTCCGTGGACCCCATGCCCCCAGCCCCGGTCCGCCGCTCGAACTGACGGTTGAGGCGCCGCAGGGATGCGCCGGGACCGAACTGCAGCACGCTTTGGAGCGCCAATTCGGCGCGGGAGACCTGTCCGTTTCCGGACAGCCGCTGTCCTGCCTGGTACTCGGCGTACCGCCGCTCGCCACCGGGGCTGTCATCGTCGACGGCGCCGGCGGACGGACTTCGCGAATCGGTGCGGAAGACTCCGCGTCGCTGCTGGTTGCCGTGCACAGCGGTCCCGCTGCAGGGACAGTGTTGCCGCTGCGACGCGGTACGTACCGGATCGGCCGGAGCGGCACGGATATCGCGCTGCCGGACCCCGCCGTGTCTCGTGAACACGCCCGGCTGGATGTAACTGACACAGCCGTCACCATCGCCGACCTGGACAGCGTCAACGGATCGTTCGTGGACGGGAAGCGGGTGGCGCAGGGTGAGGTCTCAACGGACTCGGTCATCAGTTGCGGGAGTTCGACGCTGTCCGTCGTGTTCGGCCCACGGCCCGCAGGACGGCCCCTTGAGTGGGACGCTGCCGGGGCCAGTGTGACGGAGCCTCTGACGATTCCGCATAGGCCGGAAGGCGGAAACCGGGGCCTACTCCTGCTCACCGCGGTACTGCCGCTGCTCATCGGCGTGGGCCTGGCTGTCGTCACTGGCATGTGGATGTTCCTTGCCTTTACGGCGGTCTCTGCCGTCTCCATGCTGGTTCCCCTGATCGCCGGCCGCCGCCAGCGGCGCCGGCTCAAGTCACTTTTGGCTGCCGCCGTCCACGAAGACAGGGAACGACGACGACGGTCCGCACCGTCGGCGGCCGAACTCGCGCTGAGGGGCCAAACACCACCTGCCGGCAGGTCAGCCGGACCAGCTGCGCCCGACGAAATCGCGCTACGTCTTGGGCTCGCGGAACAAGTGGCCAACATTCGCCTGGATCCGGTCGACCCTGATTTCGAGGCGCCGGCTGCCGGACTCATGCCATTCATCCTGCAGCTGTCAGGCATTGCGTTTGTCCGTGGCCCGAAGCAGGACGTCGCCGGTCTGGTCCGGTTCATGATCATGCAGCTCACCAGTTACCGGTCTGCAGCACGGACCCGGATCCTCGTGCACGGGCCGCCCTGCACCCTGCCGCTGTCCGCCCGGTACCTTGCGCCGGTTGTCCTTTCGTCGAATGCACAAACGACATTGGCGCTTCTGGAGCGTGGCATCGACCGGACCCAGGAACGGGGCATTCTCGTCCTGACTGGCAGCGGTGACGAACCGGCGGAAGCTCCAGACCTCTCTGACACCGCAGTCGGTCGCGGCTGGCAGGTTCTGGACTGCACCCTGGATGGTCCCGCGGAGTCCGGCGAGGTCATCGAGCTGCGCGGAGCCATCGCGCGGTTGTGCAATACGGACTCCGCGAAGGACTTCCTCCCCGACCTCGTTCCGGAGGGGGTCTTCGACCAATATTGCCGGAGCATGGCGCTGCAGCGTGAGTGCAGCCCCCAGGCTGAACCTGTTGTGCCGCAGAACTGCTCGCTGGCCGAGGTCCTTCCCTGGTCCGCCGCAGATGTATCGGCCCGCTGGCTTGCCGGAGACCTGCGGCCCGGGCTCTCCGTCCCTATCGGGATGGCGGCCCAGGGTCCCCGCACGCTTGACCTTGAGTCGGACGGCCCCCATCTGTTGGTGGCCGGAACCACCGGTTCCGGAAAGTCCGAACTCCTCCGGAGCCTCGCGGCCGGCCTGGCTCTCAGCTACCCCCCGTCCAGGATCAACTTCCTCTTCTTTGACTTCAAGGGCGGTTCGGGCCTTGGACCGCTGACCGGGCTTCCCCACTGTGTGGGGATGCTCACGGACCTCACCAGGAGTGAACTGGACCGCGCCCTGAGCTCCCTGCGCGCCGAAATCCGGTACAGGGAGGAAGTTCTTTCGGCTGCGCAGGCGTCGGATCTGGAAGACTACAGGGCCGCGGGCTCCCCGGCCGGTCCGCTGGCCCATCTGGTCCTCGTCATCGACGAGTTCAGGATGCTCGTCGAAGATGCCCCCGAGGCCTTGAAGGAGCTGATGCGGATTGCGGCCATCGGCCGGTCACTGGGCATACACCTGGTCATGGCCACACAGCGCCCCCAGGGGGCCCTCACAGCTGACATCCGTGCAAATGTCACGAGCAGTATTGCGCTGCGCGTCCAGTCCGAGATGGAATCGGTCGACATCATCAATTCCCGGGTCGCCGCCGGCATCGGGGTGGGCAGTCCCGGCCGCGCCTACCTCGCCCGCGGAACGGAGGACCCGGTCGAGTTCCAGACCGCGTCTCTCGCTGGCGCCAGTGCCGCGGGGAACACTTCCGCGGTCCGGGTCCGCCTCGCAGCGGAGGCTTCCGGCACGTCGGCGCCGGACGACGACGGACAATACGCTGGCAGGCCTACTTCGCCGGCCGAGGCAGCTGGTCCCCTTGTTGAATCGCTGGTGAATCTCTGGGACGGTATGGGATGCGTTGCGCCACGCCGCCCCGTAGCACCGCCGTTACCCGCGCAGGTCGCCCTTCCCAAGACCGCAGCCACCTGCGGATCCACGCCCGGCGCCTGGACCGTAGAGATGGGGCTGATTGACGAGCCGGACCGGCAGCGGGTGTCCCCGCTGACGTGGTTGCCCTCCGACCATGGCCATCTGGGATTCATCGGCTCCACAGGGAGCGGAGTGGACGAAGCCTTGGACCTGGCATTGCAGCAACTGATCGGGCATGACGTGGAGTCCCACGTCTACCTCCTCGACGCGGGAAACTTATTAAGCTCCGCCGACTCCCAGCCGCGGGTGGGCGCGGCCGCCGGACCACATGAACTCCGCCGGGCTGTTCGGATCCTGGAACGCATTGCCCTCGAAATGTCCCTGCGGCTCAACCGGCCGGCGAAAGAAGTTGCGCCGCCTATTGTTCTGGTGCTTGGCGGCTGGGGCTCATGGGTTTCGTCGCTCCGGGCCGGGCCGCTGGCCTGGGCCGAAGACCTGGTCCAGGACATCGTCCGGGATGGCGCCAAGGCGGGCGTGACGGTGCTCATTGCCGGCGACCGGGAGGTTGTCACAGCCCGCTTTTTCGCGTCCGTCCCCAACCGGGCATACTTTCCAACAGGCTCCACCGACGAAGGCCGCCTTGCGTGGCCTCGGCTGCCGGACGTCACGCGGCTCCGCGGACGGGCGGTAGTCTTCGGCCCGCTGACAGGCAGCGCGGGATCGGTGGCCCAGTTTTATGATCCACCCCCAACAGGATGGGCAGACGCAGCACTGGTCAAGGAACCCGCTGTCAGGCCATTCAGAATCGAAGCCCTGCCTACGCGCATAGGTGCACCCGAGGTCCTGGCACGTATCGAGTGCCATTCCGCGTCATCCGGAGGCACGGCGGCTGCCCTCCGGGGCGGAAACAAGAACCGCAAGATCATCGTCGGTATTGGCGGTGACGAACTCATCCCGGCAGCTGTACGTCTTCAGCCTGCAACCATTTTGCCGGTTCTGGGGGGTCCAGCGTCCGGCAAGAGTTCCCTGCTGACAACCATTCCACTCCTGAACCCTGACGTTTCCGGCTGGCTCTTTCCCGGCCCGGAAGATGACGTCGCCAGTTATTGGGCGGAGGTGATGGCGCGCGCTGACGCCGGCCGGCTCGATAAAGACTCGATACTGCTCGTGGATGATGCGGACATGCTGTCACTGGAAGCCGGCCGGCATCTCGCGGCCCTGCATGGGCTGGGGTTGACGGGCATACTGACGGCGGGGTTCAGCCCGTCACTCGCCCAGCGCGTACCTCTCGCCGCTCAAGCCCGCGGCCAGGGAAACGGAATCCTCATCGCGCCGCGGACCATGCTGGACGGGGATTTCTTCGGCGTTCGCTTTGAGGTGGAACCCAACCCTCCGGCAGGGAGAGCCGTGCTCATTGCCGAGGGCCGGGGAACAGCCGTTCAGCTGGCCGCGCCCGGGCTACCGATCACAGCGCCGGGGGCGCCCCGCCGGCGCGCGAAGCAAATCTGA